The following are encoded in a window of Thermodesulfobacterium geofontis OPF15 genomic DNA:
- a CDS encoding MlaD family protein has protein sequence MAIKGGTEIKVGIFVFIGIVALLYLTFKLGEEAFTPKDVYKIYAVFDNISGLTKGAKIEMAGIPIGRVGKIELTPEGKAKVELLIYKGYKIQEDATAAIRTYGVLGDKFIDIKPGYSKVYLQPGSMIAYTESAISVDEILASIGPTVEGLKELIGTKEGKENLKILVANIRDASQSFKNIAERIEKGQGTLSKLISDDRLYKDLTATAENLKKVSAQIESGQGTLGKLVKDEELYKSLKQTVANLESVSKRLERGEGTLGKLMTDEKLYKDLKAISEDLRKITAQIESGQGTLGKLLKDDSLYTEAKKTLKSVNRAAKGVEEQVPITVLGVMAGAAMQ, from the coding sequence ATGGCTATAAAAGGAGGAACAGAAATAAAAGTTGGTATATTTGTATTTATAGGAATTGTAGCCCTTTTATATCTTACTTTTAAGCTTGGTGAAGAAGCCTTTACTCCAAAGGATGTTTACAAAATTTATGCAGTATTTGATAACATTTCCGGGCTTACAAAGGGAGCAAAAATAGAAATGGCAGGGATTCCTATTGGAAGGGTAGGAAAGATTGAATTAACCCCCGAAGGAAAAGCAAAGGTGGAGCTTTTAATTTATAAAGGTTATAAGATTCAGGAAGATGCAACTGCAGCTATAAGAACCTATGGTGTATTAGGAGATAAATTTATAGATATTAAACCTGGATACTCTAAGGTCTATCTACAACCTGGTTCCATGATAGCTTATACAGAAAGTGCAATTTCTGTTGATGAAATTTTAGCAAGTATAGGTCCTACTGTAGAGGGATTAAAAGAATTAATCGGTACTAAGGAAGGAAAAGAAAATTTAAAAATTTTAGTGGCAAATATTAGAGATGCTTCCCAAAGTTTTAAAAATATTGCAGAAAGAATAGAAAAAGGGCAGGGTACTTTAAGTAAACTTATAAGTGATGATAGGCTTTATAAAGATTTAACTGCAACTGCGGAGAATTTGAAAAAAGTTTCAGCTCAGATAGAAAGTGGGCAAGGGACTCTTGGGAAACTGGTCAAAGATGAAGAATTGTATAAAAGCTTAAAACAAACCGTAGCTAATTTAGAAAGTGTCTCTAAGAGACTTGAAAGAGGAGAAGGGACTCTTGGTAAATTGATGACAGATGAAAAACTTTATAAAGATTTAAAAGCCATTTCTGAAGATTTAAGAAAGATAACAGCTCAGATAGAAAGTGGGCAAGGGACTCTTGGGAAACTACTAAAAGATGATTCTCTTTATACAGAAGCTAAAAAAACTTTAAAGAGTGTTAATAGAGCTGCTAAAGGAGTAGAGGAACAGGTACCTATTACTGTTCTTGGAGTTATGGCTGGTGCAGCTATGCAATAA
- a CDS encoding MlaE family ABC transporter permease, translating to MNPFSLLGRAFLKILSDCGGIFLFFLKSFIYSFSPPYRIKLLIKHMEFIGVKSWLVVILTSLFSGMVTAYQVNIALAKVGSQSILGGVVALTLTRELGPVLTAVVVIARAGSAISAELGSMRITEQIDALKIMAINPIQYLMSPRLWAAIIVLPLLTAISDFVGIAGGYVVGTFLLHIDPGLLTARMVDMVELKDIMSGIVKSIFFGAFLVTVCGYKGYYASGGAEGVGRATTEAVVISTVGILVSDYILTTLFF from the coding sequence ATGAATCCTTTTTCTCTCTTAGGAAGAGCTTTTCTTAAAATTCTTAGTGATTGTGGTGGAATTTTTCTTTTCTTTTTAAAAAGTTTTATTTATTCTTTTTCCCCTCCTTATAGAATAAAACTTCTTATAAAACATATGGAATTTATTGGAGTAAAATCTTGGTTAGTTGTAATTTTGACTTCTCTTTTTTCTGGAATGGTTACTGCTTATCAAGTGAATATAGCTTTAGCTAAGGTAGGATCTCAAAGTATTCTTGGAGGTGTAGTTGCTTTAACTCTTACCAGAGAATTAGGACCTGTTCTTACCGCAGTAGTTGTCATTGCAAGAGCAGGTTCAGCTATTTCTGCTGAATTAGGAAGTATGAGAATAACTGAACAAATTGATGCGCTTAAAATTATGGCTATTAACCCAATTCAATATCTTATGAGTCCAAGACTATGGGCTGCTATAATAGTTTTACCCCTTTTAACAGCTATTTCAGATTTTGTGGGTATTGCAGGAGGTTATGTAGTAGGAACATTTTTACTCCATATTGATCCTGGGCTTTTAACAGCAAGAATGGTAGATATGGTAGAATTAAAAGACATTATGAGTGGAATTGTTAAGTCTATTTTTTTTGGTGCCTTTTTAGTGACAGTTTGTGGATATAAAGGATATTATGCTTCTGGAGGAGCAGAAGGTGTAGGTAGAGCAACTACTGAAGCTGTGGTTATTTCCACAGTAGGGATTTTGGTTTCCGATTATATATTAACTACTCTTTTCTTTTAA
- the lpxA gene encoding acyl-ACP--UDP-N-acetylglucosamine O-acyltransferase, which yields MNKISPTAYIDPSAEIEDDVEIGPNVYIGPKVYIGKGTIIKAHSYIESNTKIGKYNQIGPFTVIGTPPQHISYKGEETRVEIGDHNIIREFVTIHRGTAFDDGITYIGNNCLLMSYVHVAHDCKIGDHVIMANNATLGGHVRVEEKVVMGGFSAVHQFCKIGAYAFIGAMSGVDKDVPPYVKVFGIPAKIQGINLIGLRRAGFTKEDIRKISQAIGYFLDAPSTIKEIITELRDIFGEDPVIERLILFLEKPSKQGIMRRKPFEGEEAF from the coding sequence ATGAATAAGATTTCACCTACAGCTTATATAGATCCTTCGGCTGAAATAGAAGATGATGTAGAAATAGGTCCCAATGTATATATAGGACCAAAAGTTTATATAGGGAAAGGAACAATTATTAAGGCTCATTCTTATATTGAAAGTAATACCAAAATAGGGAAATACAATCAAATAGGTCCTTTTACTGTAATCGGGACACCTCCTCAACATATTAGTTATAAAGGGGAAGAAACAAGGGTGGAGATAGGGGATCATAATATAATTAGAGAATTTGTAACTATTCATAGAGGAACTGCTTTTGATGATGGGATTACTTATATAGGAAATAACTGTTTACTTATGAGTTATGTCCATGTAGCTCATGATTGTAAAATAGGAGATCATGTAATTATGGCAAATAATGCTACCTTAGGAGGGCATGTAAGAGTAGAGGAAAAAGTAGTTATGGGAGGTTTTTCAGCAGTTCATCAGTTTTGTAAAATAGGAGCTTATGCTTTTATTGGTGCTATGAGTGGTGTAGATAAAGACGTTCCTCCCTATGTGAAGGTTTTTGGTATTCCTGCAAAGATACAAGGGATAAATCTTATAGGATTAAGAAGAGCAGGTTTTACAAAAGAAGATATCAGAAAGATTTCTCAAGCTATTGGTTATTTTTTAGATGCTCCTTCAACCATTAAAGAAATAATTACAGAATTAAGAGATATATTTGGTGAGGATCCAGTTATAGAAAGACTTATTCTATTTTTGGAAAAACCCTCAAAACAGGGTATAATGAGAAGAAAGCCCTTTGAAGGAGAAGAGGCATTTTAG
- the ilvD gene encoding dihydroxy-acid dehydratase, with amino-acid sequence MRSDRVKKGLERAPHRSLFKALGFTDEELKKPLIGIANSFNEIVPGHIHLRQIVSAVKAGIREEGGVPVEFGVIGVCDGIAMNHEGMKYSLPSREIIADSIEIMSMAHAFDGLVLVTSCDKVTPGMLMAMFRLNIPSIIIAGGPMLLGNYKGKRANLISVFEGIGKVKAKEMTEEELRELEACACPTCGSCAGMFTANSMNCLCEAIGLALPGNGTIPAVFADRIRLAKETGKKIMELVKKNLTPKKLITKESFENAIAVDMALGCSTNTVLHLLAIAKEAGIDINLKTFDEISKKTPVLAKLIPAGEHGVVDLHFAGGIPAVMKELSKLGIINLDVKTVTGKTLRENLEGVKVLNYEVIRPVENPYHKEGGIAILYGSLAPEGAVVKTSAIVPKMLRHSGKAKVFNSEEEAYQAILDGKIKPGDVVVIRYEGPKGGPGMREMLSPTSAIIGMGLGDSVALITDGRFSGGTQGACIGHVSPEAAEGGPIALVEDGDIIEIDIPQRRLDLKVSEEELERRRKKWKPLQKKLKGILKKYYTLVQSGAKGAILE; translated from the coding sequence ATGAGAAGTGATAGAGTTAAAAAGGGTTTAGAGAGAGCCCCCCATAGGTCTTTGTTTAAAGCACTTGGATTCACTGACGAAGAACTAAAAAAACCACTTATTGGAATTGCTAACTCTTTTAATGAGATAGTTCCAGGTCATATTCATTTAAGACAAATTGTATCTGCAGTTAAAGCAGGAATTAGGGAGGAAGGAGGAGTTCCTGTAGAGTTTGGCGTTATTGGAGTGTGTGATGGCATAGCTATGAATCACGAAGGCATGAAATATTCTTTGCCCAGTCGCGAAATAATTGCTGATTCTATAGAAATAATGAGCATGGCTCATGCTTTTGATGGTTTGGTTTTAGTGACAAGCTGTGATAAAGTCACTCCTGGAATGCTTATGGCTATGTTTAGACTTAATATTCCTTCTATAATTATAGCTGGTGGACCAATGCTTTTAGGAAATTATAAAGGGAAAAGAGCTAATTTAATTTCTGTTTTTGAAGGAATTGGTAAGGTTAAAGCCAAAGAAATGACTGAAGAGGAATTAAGAGAACTTGAAGCTTGTGCTTGTCCTACATGTGGTTCCTGTGCCGGTATGTTTACAGCAAATTCTATGAATTGTCTTTGTGAAGCTATAGGGCTTGCTCTTCCTGGTAATGGTACAATCCCAGCTGTATTTGCTGATAGAATAAGACTTGCTAAGGAAACTGGTAAGAAGATAATGGAGCTGGTTAAAAAAAATCTTACTCCAAAAAAATTGATTACTAAAGAATCTTTTGAGAACGCAATAGCTGTTGATATGGCTTTAGGTTGTTCTACAAATACAGTTCTTCATCTTTTAGCTATTGCTAAGGAAGCAGGAATAGATATTAATTTAAAAACTTTTGATGAAATTTCTAAAAAAACACCTGTTCTTGCAAAACTTATTCCTGCAGGAGAGCATGGAGTTGTGGATCTTCATTTTGCAGGTGGTATACCAGCAGTGATGAAAGAACTCTCTAAATTAGGAATAATAAATCTTGATGTAAAAACTGTTACAGGAAAGACTTTAAGAGAAAATCTTGAGGGGGTAAAAGTTCTTAATTATGAAGTAATAAGACCAGTTGAAAATCCCTATCATAAAGAAGGAGGAATAGCTATACTTTATGGGAGTTTAGCACCTGAAGGTGCAGTAGTAAAAACAAGTGCAATTGTTCCGAAGATGTTAAGACATTCTGGAAAAGCAAAGGTTTTCAATTCAGAGGAAGAAGCTTACCAAGCTATTTTAGATGGAAAGATAAAACCTGGTGATGTTGTAGTTATTAGATACGAGGGGCCTAAAGGCGGACCAGGAATGAGAGAGATGCTTTCTCCTACTTCAGCAATCATAGGTATGGGATTAGGTGATTCTGTAGCTTTAATAACTGATGGAAGATTTAGTGGTGGGACACAAGGAGCCTGCATTGGGCATGTTTCACCAGAGGCAGCAGAAGGAGGTCCAATTGCACTTGTTGAAGATGGGGATATCATAGAGATAGATATTCCTCAAAGAAGACTTGATTTAAAAGTTTCAGAAGAAGAATTAGAAAGAAGAAGAAAAAAATGGAAACCCTTGCAAAAAAAATTAAAAGGGATATTGAAAAAATATTATACCTTGGTACAATCAGGAGCTAAAGGAGCTATCCTAGAATGA
- the dnaJ gene encoding molecular chaperone DnaJ: MVYKDYYAILGVPRDATQEEIKRAYRRLALKYHPDRNPGNKEAEEKFKEISEAYEVLSDPEKRAIYDAYGYSGLRSTGYRGFEDISDIFKAFSDIFEEFFDFSFEEKVHTRPRDGADLSYEIALDLEDLFQDKKVKLEIEKFEVCDFCKGLGYDPEKGVKTCEVCKGTGRVTYTEGFFRISYTCPDCKGKGKAYIARCEKCKGSGKVWKKKELEVVIPAGIEDGSILRIPKEGEPGLFGGKPGDLFLRVKVKPHRYFYREKNDIIGQLKINFISAILGDKIKIPYFGEELEIQIPPGIQPGEEIIIEGKGLPDIKTGKKGNLILKIQIEIPKKISKEGEKLLRKFAELEGIKNSENELLSNSKVSKNKKNKFWEKFIFGNK, encoded by the coding sequence ATGGTTTATAAAGATTATTATGCTATCCTTGGAGTCCCAAGAGATGCAACCCAAGAAGAAATAAAGCGTGCTTACAGAAGGCTTGCTCTAAAATATCATCCTGATAGAAATCCAGGAAATAAAGAAGCTGAAGAGAAATTTAAAGAAATTTCAGAAGCTTACGAAGTTCTTTCAGATCCAGAAAAAAGAGCAATCTATGATGCTTATGGCTATTCTGGACTAAGATCAACAGGTTATAGAGGATTTGAAGATATTTCCGATATTTTTAAAGCCTTTTCCGATATTTTTGAAGAATTTTTTGATTTCTCTTTTGAAGAAAAAGTTCATACCAGACCAAGAGACGGAGCTGATCTTTCTTATGAAATAGCTTTAGACTTAGAAGATCTTTTCCAAGATAAGAAAGTAAAATTGGAGATTGAAAAATTTGAAGTATGTGATTTCTGTAAAGGATTAGGTTATGATCCAGAAAAAGGAGTTAAAACTTGTGAAGTATGTAAAGGGACAGGAAGAGTTACTTATACAGAAGGTTTTTTTAGAATAAGTTATACCTGTCCAGATTGTAAAGGAAAAGGGAAAGCTTATATAGCACGTTGTGAAAAGTGTAAAGGTTCAGGAAAAGTTTGGAAGAAAAAAGAGCTTGAAGTTGTTATTCCTGCTGGTATAGAGGATGGAAGTATATTAAGAATACCAAAAGAGGGTGAACCAGGGCTTTTTGGTGGAAAACCAGGAGATCTATTTTTAAGAGTAAAGGTTAAACCTCATCGCTATTTTTATAGAGAAAAAAACGATATAATAGGACAATTAAAAATTAATTTCATATCTGCTATTTTGGGAGACAAAATAAAAATCCCATACTTTGGAGAGGAGTTAGAAATACAAATACCTCCTGGGATACAACCAGGAGAGGAAATAATTATTGAAGGAAAGGGACTTCCTGACATAAAAACAGGTAAAAAGGGTAATTTAATTTTGAAAATTCAAATAGAGATACCTAAAAAAATAAGTAAAGAAGGAGAAAAACTATTGAGGAAATTTGCTGAATTAGAAGGAATAAAAAATTCTGAGAACGAATTACTTTCGAATTCAAAGGTTTCTAAAAATAAGAAAAACAAGTTTTGGGAAAAATTTATCTTTGGAAATAAATAA
- a CDS encoding LpxI family protein, with product MDLEDNKIGLIAGEGEFPIILAQSLKDKNYEIIAVCFSNDQKEKLKKFTPQIFKISIGQFGKLIEIFKENGVKKLVFLGKIDKSQALKVGIPDFRALALWRKLKIKEDNSILKGVIEELENEGFIIKGPSEFLQEFLTTEGIFTKRVPTKEEWEDIEYGFKIAKIIGSLDIGQCVVVKNKMTVAIEAMEGTDATILRAGKLRKDTVVIKVAKPIQDLRMDLPVVGLKTIETLIKAQAKVLALEAGKTFFLQKESAIKLADKNNISIVGYKSKEE from the coding sequence ATGGATTTAGAAGATAATAAAATAGGCTTAATTGCAGGAGAAGGTGAATTTCCCATTATTTTAGCTCAGAGTTTAAAAGATAAAAATTATGAAATTATTGCTGTTTGTTTTTCTAATGATCAAAAGGAAAAATTAAAAAAATTTACTCCTCAGATTTTTAAAATTTCCATTGGTCAATTTGGAAAACTTATTGAAATTTTTAAAGAAAATGGAGTCAAAAAGCTTGTGTTTTTAGGGAAAATAGATAAAAGTCAAGCTTTAAAAGTTGGTATTCCAGATTTTAGAGCTTTAGCTTTATGGAGAAAGCTCAAAATTAAAGAGGATAATTCAATTTTAAAAGGAGTTATAGAAGAATTAGAAAATGAAGGATTTATAATAAAGGGTCCTTCAGAATTTTTACAAGAGTTTCTGACTACTGAAGGAATATTTACTAAAAGAGTTCCTACAAAAGAAGAATGGGAAGATATAGAATATGGATTTAAAATTGCTAAAATAATTGGTTCTTTGGACATAGGACAATGTGTAGTAGTAAAAAATAAAATGACAGTTGCTATAGAAGCTATGGAAGGGACAGATGCAACAATTTTAAGAGCTGGTAAACTTAGAAAAGATACTGTAGTTATAAAAGTAGCTAAACCTATTCAGGACTTAAGAATGGACCTACCAGTAGTTGGGTTAAAAACTATAGAAACACTTATTAAAGCACAAGCTAAGGTTTTAGCTTTAGAAGCAGGAAAAACATTTTTTTTACAAAAAGAGTCTGCTATCAAATTAGCTGATAAAAACAATATTTCTATAGTTGGATACAAAAGTAAAGAAGAATAA
- a CDS encoding ABC transporter ATP-binding protein, producing MITIKELKKSFNGLEVLRGVNLSIPEGKVTFIMGQSGTGKSVLLKHIVGLLKPDSGEIWFENKDITKLSEKELQKIRRKIGFLFQEGALFDSMTVKENVMFPLKEHFKMPKSEMEKTAEELLSAVDLLSAKDKYPSELSGGMKKRAALARTLALRPQVVLFDEPTTGLDPILQVSILELIKNLKEKYNLTCVIVSHDLNLAFKFADYIAFLHQGVIIEVGTPEEIKTSTNEFVKKFIESALV from the coding sequence ATGATTACTATAAAAGAACTCAAAAAGAGTTTTAACGGACTTGAAGTTCTGAGAGGAGTTAATTTATCTATTCCTGAAGGAAAAGTTACTTTTATAATGGGACAAAGTGGAACAGGTAAAAGTGTACTTTTAAAACATATAGTTGGACTTTTAAAACCTGATAGTGGTGAAATATGGTTTGAAAATAAAGATATTACTAAACTTTCCGAAAAGGAATTACAGAAAATAAGAAGAAAAATTGGATTTTTATTCCAAGAAGGTGCACTTTTTGATTCTATGACTGTAAAAGAAAATGTGATGTTTCCTTTAAAAGAGCATTTTAAAATGCCTAAATCTGAAATGGAAAAAACAGCAGAAGAACTTCTATCAGCAGTAGATTTACTATCTGCCAAAGATAAATATCCTTCTGAGCTTTCTGGAGGAATGAAAAAGAGAGCAGCCCTTGCAAGAACCCTTGCCCTTAGACCACAGGTAGTGCTTTTTGATGAACCAACAACAGGACTTGATCCAATTTTACAAGTTTCAATCTTGGAGTTAATCAAAAATCTTAAAGAAAAATATAATCTTACCTGTGTAATAGTAAGCCATGACCTAAATCTTGCTTTTAAATTTGCAGACTATATTGCCTTTTTACATCAAGGAGTTATTATAGAAGTAGGGACCCCTGAAGAAATAAAAACTTCTACAAATGAATTTGTTAAAAAATTTATAGAAAGTGCTTTAGTATAA
- a CDS encoding Lrp/AsnC family transcriptional regulator, giving the protein MDNLKEKKLKELLNFLQKDFPLVPEPFKILAKKFSLEEKEIIEFLKNLKKRKIIRHFGATIDSYKLGYITCLCATSLPEDKIKLAYEIAKFPEITHAYLREHELNFWFTVVTKSERDLKEFCKNLEEKFQIKIKLFPAIKKFKVKAVFEI; this is encoded by the coding sequence ATGGATAATCTTAAAGAAAAAAAACTAAAGGAGCTTCTTAATTTTTTACAGAAGGATTTTCCTTTGGTTCCAGAACCATTCAAAATTTTAGCTAAAAAATTTTCTCTTGAAGAGAAAGAAATTATAGAGTTTTTAAAAAATCTAAAAAAAAGAAAAATAATAAGACATTTTGGAGCAACTATAGATTCTTATAAACTGGGTTATATCACTTGTTTATGTGCCACAAGTTTACCTGAAGACAAAATAAAATTAGCTTATGAAATAGCAAAGTTTCCGGAAATAACCCATGCTTATCTTAGAGAACATGAACTCAATTTCTGGTTTACAGTGGTTACAAAATCAGAAAGGGATTTAAAAGAATTTTGTAAAAATTTAGAGGAAAAATTTCAAATAAAAATAAAGCTTTTCCCAGCTATAAAAAAATTTAAAGTAAAAGCAGTTTTTGAAATTTAA
- a CDS encoding Gfo/Idh/MocA family protein — protein sequence MGKVKVAVIGVGHLGKFHAKKFTEIPSAELFAIVDINPERIKETLDLLKEKGSSVKTFTNYKEVIPFVDAVSIVTPTITHYEIAKDFLFAGKAVFLEKPLAHELSLAEELVEISIKKNLPLQVGYIERFQEPVKKLLQNVKNPLFIEAHRLSSFTERNLDIDVILDLMIHDLDLALLLKNYKKIEFIHAVGAPLFTPLPDIVNARIVFEDGTTCNFTASRVSLNRQRKFRVFSKGAYYVVDTIEKSYLEVRVDLQKREYKLDKKSFPESDPLKEELESFIKCITNGEKVKVTGESALKSLELAFQIKKQVENNLKKYL from the coding sequence ATGGGTAAAGTAAAGGTAGCAGTTATAGGGGTAGGACATTTAGGGAAATTTCATGCTAAAAAATTTACTGAAATTCCATCCGCAGAGCTTTTTGCTATAGTAGATATAAATCCAGAAAGAATTAAAGAAACTCTTGATTTATTAAAAGAAAAAGGAAGCTCTGTAAAAACTTTTACTAATTATAAAGAGGTTATTCCCTTTGTTGATGCAGTAAGCATAGTAACTCCAACCATTACTCATTATGAAATTGCTAAAGATTTTTTATTTGCAGGTAAGGCTGTTTTTTTAGAAAAACCTCTTGCTCATGAATTAAGTTTAGCAGAAGAGCTTGTTGAAATTTCAATCAAAAAAAATCTTCCTCTCCAAGTGGGTTATATTGAAAGATTTCAAGAACCTGTCAAAAAGCTTTTGCAAAATGTAAAAAATCCTCTCTTTATAGAGGCTCACAGATTATCTTCTTTTACAGAAAGAAATCTTGATATAGACGTAATTTTAGATCTTATGATACACGATCTTGATTTAGCTTTACTTTTAAAAAACTATAAAAAAATTGAGTTTATTCATGCTGTAGGGGCTCCACTTTTTACCCCCTTACCAGATATTGTAAATGCAAGAATAGTTTTTGAAGATGGAACCACCTGTAATTTTACTGCAAGTAGAGTTTCGCTTAATAGACAAAGAAAATTTAGAGTATTTTCTAAAGGTGCCTATTATGTAGTAGATACAATAGAAAAAAGCTATTTAGAGGTTAGAGTTGATCTTCAAAAAAGAGAATATAAATTAGATAAAAAATCTTTTCCAGAGAGTGATCCTTTAAAAGAAGAACTTGAATCTTTTATTAAATGTATAACCAATGGAGAGAAAGTTAAGGTGACAGGAGAATCTGCCTTAAAATCGCTTGAGCTTGCCTTTCAAATAAAAAAGCAAGTAGAAAATAATTTAAAAAAATATCTATGA
- a CDS encoding NifU family protein: MLKDEVEKALSKVRPYLQADGGDVELVEVTEDGVVKVKLKGACGSCPMALMTLKMGIERYLKKEIPEVTEVIAV; encoded by the coding sequence ATGCTTAAAGATGAGGTTGAAAAAGCTTTATCAAAGGTTAGACCTTATTTACAAGCAGATGGAGGAGATGTAGAGTTAGTAGAAGTTACAGAAGATGGGGTAGTAAAGGTAAAATTAAAGGGTGCCTGTGGATCTTGTCCTATGGCTCTTATGACTCTTAAAATGGGAATTGAAAGATATCTTAAAAAGGAAATCCCTGAAGTAACTGAAGTAATAGCTGTTTAA
- the rpoZ gene encoding DNA-directed RNA polymerase subunit omega has translation MARITVEDCLKKIPSRFRLIHLVIERVKQLREGAQPLIECDNKEIVTALREIAAGLVTPENIKELNKKEKVTSPYEISEILKQRSLNK, from the coding sequence ATGGCAAGAATCACAGTGGAAGATTGTCTTAAAAAAATACCAAGCAGATTTAGATTAATTCACTTAGTTATAGAAAGGGTAAAACAATTAAGAGAAGGGGCTCAACCTTTAATAGAATGTGATAATAAAGAAATCGTTACTGCTTTAAGGGAAATTGCTGCAGGATTAGTCACTCCAGAAAATATAAAGGAATTGAATAAAAAAGAAAAGGTTACCTCTCCTTATGAAATTTCTGAAATTTTAAAACAAAGAAGTTTAAATAAATAA
- the fabZ gene encoding 3-hydroxyacyl-ACP dehydratase FabZ, which translates to MGEGEITIKEIFELLPHRYPFLMIDKVVEINAEKEYVKAIKNVTINEPYFIGHFPENPIMPGVLILETMAQAAGVGLMALFPEYKGKLFVLAGIDRARFRQPVYPGDTLIIEVQGFRRKGNIIKTAIIAKVNEKIVAEAEITAGILNKEKNK; encoded by the coding sequence ATGGGAGAAGGTGAGATAACCATAAAAGAGATTTTTGAGCTTTTACCTCATAGATATCCCTTTTTAATGATTGATAAAGTTGTAGAGATAAATGCAGAAAAGGAATATGTTAAAGCAATTAAAAATGTTACTATTAATGAGCCTTATTTTATAGGGCATTTTCCAGAAAATCCTATTATGCCAGGAGTTTTAATTTTAGAAACTATGGCTCAGGCTGCAGGAGTAGGACTTATGGCTCTATTTCCAGAATATAAAGGAAAGCTTTTTGTTCTTGCAGGGATTGATAGGGCAAGGTTTAGACAACCTGTTTATCCTGGAGATACACTTATTATTGAAGTTCAAGGCTTTAGAAGAAAAGGGAACATAATTAAAACTGCAATTATTGCTAAGGTTAATGAAAAAATAGTAGCAGAAGCAGAAATTACAGCAGGAATTTTAAATAAGGAGAAAAACAAATGA
- the lpxB gene encoding lipid-A-disaccharide synthase: MIYQTSPRVLIITGEISGDIYGYLLIKRIKDLNSAFQFVGIGGPKMRSLGIEILFPAESLALVGLPSFSELKKYWFVYKKIEEFLRKRRVDVIILVDFPGFNLKIAKLAKKLGYPVIYYIAPQAWAWNKKRVHILRKYVDRLYVLLPFEKEFFSSYGISTVYLGHPILDLIKTNLSERFFYEIYQFNKSKPLVSFFPGSREREISRHIPMFLKIFENLKKINPHIQGIMVKAPGLKDSFLWDKARSQIKVIENTQYEVLKYSTVALLASGTITLEAALLETPAIVTYSLPSWMYFIAKKLIKVPYISLANLILQKEIYPEVIKEKDKIGVITHKIKELIENEKARTEIKKELSTIKKLIGSPGASWRIAEDMIKYILSLKRG; the protein is encoded by the coding sequence ATGATTTATCAAACCTCCCCTCGGGTTTTAATAATTACAGGTGAGATTTCTGGAGATATCTATGGATATTTACTAATTAAGAGAATAAAAGATCTAAATTCAGCTTTTCAATTTGTTGGAATAGGTGGACCTAAGATGAGAAGTCTTGGTATTGAGATATTATTTCCTGCTGAATCACTTGCTTTGGTAGGGTTACCAAGTTTTTCTGAGCTTAAAAAATATTGGTTTGTCTATAAAAAAATTGAAGAATTTTTAAGAAAAAGAAGGGTAGATGTAATAATATTAGTAGATTTCCCAGGTTTCAATTTAAAGATTGCCAAATTAGCTAAAAAATTAGGATATCCCGTAATATATTATATAGCTCCTCAGGCATGGGCTTGGAATAAAAAAAGGGTTCATATTTTAAGAAAATATGTAGATAGATTATATGTACTTCTTCCTTTTGAAAAGGAATTTTTTTCTTCTTATGGTATTTCTACTGTTTATTTAGGACATCCCATTTTGGATTTAATAAAAACTAATCTTTCAGAAAGGTTTTTTTATGAAATATATCAATTTAATAAATCTAAACCTTTAGTAAGTTTCTTTCCCGGTAGTAGAGAAAGAGAAATAAGTCGTCATATACCCATGTTTTTAAAAATTTTTGAGAACCTAAAAAAAATAAATCCTCATATTCAAGGAATAATGGTTAAAGCTCCAGGTCTTAAAGATTCTTTTTTGTGGGATAAAGCAAGGTCTCAAATTAAAGTTATAGAAAATACTCAATATGAAGTTTTAAAATATTCTACAGTGGCTCTTCTTGCCTCAGGAACTATTACTTTAGAGGCTGCACTTCTTGAAACCCCTGCTATAGTTACTTATTCTTTACCTTCTTGGATGTATTTTATTGCTAAAAAATTAATTAAAGTTCCTTATATCAGTCTTGCTAATTTAATTTTACAAAAGGAAATATATCCAGAAGTTATAAAAGAAAAAGATAAAATTGGTGTTATTACTCACAAAATAAAAGAGCTTATAGAGAATGAAAAAGCAAGAACAGAGATCAAAAAAGAACTTTCTACTATAAAAAAGCTAATTGGTTCTCCTGGAGCTAGTTGGAGGATTGCTGAAGATATGATAAAGTATATCTTGTCTCTTAAAAGGGGTTAA